A single genomic interval of Streptomyces showdoensis harbors:
- the murD gene encoding UDP-N-acetylmuramoyl-L-alanine--D-glutamate ligase has translation MGSREVSELDWQGKNVTVAGLGVSGIPAARALHGLGAVVTVVNDGDDERSRAQAAELEAEGITVRLGDGATLPPGTELIVTAPGWQPDKPLFLAAAEAGVEIWGDVELAWRLRGPDAAPWLAVTGTNGKTTTVRMLASILEAAGLRTAAVGNIGVSLLDAVLGDEEYDVLAVELSSYQLHWAPSLRAHSAAVLNLAPDHLDWHGSMEAYAADKGRIYEGNRVACVYNVADRATEDLVVAADVEEGCRAIGFTLGTPGPSQLGVVEDILVDRAFVANRQKNAQELAEVADVQPPAPHNIANALAAAALARAFGVEPKAVRDGLRAFRPDPHRIELVEEIEGVVYVDDSKATNTHATEASLAAYDPIVWIAGGLAKGAEFDELVKNAAQRLRGVVLIGRDRALIREALARHAPEVPVVDLDRTDTGAMSAAVQEAASLARPGDTVLLAPACASMDMFTNYNKRGEAFADAVRSLAATGRA, from the coding sequence ATGGGCAGCAGAGAAGTGAGCGAGCTGGACTGGCAGGGCAAGAACGTCACCGTCGCCGGGCTCGGCGTGAGCGGCATCCCCGCCGCGCGTGCCCTGCACGGCCTGGGCGCGGTCGTCACGGTCGTCAACGACGGCGACGACGAGCGCTCCCGGGCGCAGGCCGCGGAGCTGGAGGCGGAGGGCATCACCGTCCGCCTCGGCGACGGGGCGACCCTGCCGCCCGGCACCGAACTGATCGTCACCGCCCCGGGCTGGCAGCCCGACAAGCCCCTCTTCCTGGCCGCCGCCGAGGCGGGCGTGGAGATCTGGGGCGACGTCGAGCTGGCCTGGCGGCTCCGTGGCCCGGACGCGGCTCCCTGGCTCGCGGTCACCGGCACCAACGGCAAGACCACGACCGTGCGGATGCTCGCCTCCATCCTGGAGGCGGCCGGCCTGCGGACCGCCGCCGTCGGCAACATCGGCGTCTCGCTGCTCGACGCCGTCCTCGGCGACGAGGAGTACGACGTGCTCGCCGTCGAGCTCTCCAGCTACCAGCTGCACTGGGCGCCCTCGCTGCGCGCCCACTCGGCCGCCGTGCTCAACCTGGCGCCCGACCACCTCGACTGGCACGGCTCCATGGAGGCGTACGCCGCCGACAAGGGCCGGATCTACGAGGGCAACCGGGTCGCCTGCGTCTACAACGTGGCCGACCGGGCCACCGAGGACCTGGTCGTGGCGGCCGACGTCGAGGAGGGCTGCCGGGCCATCGGGTTCACCCTCGGCACCCCCGGCCCCTCGCAGCTCGGCGTGGTCGAGGACATCCTGGTCGACCGGGCCTTCGTCGCGAACCGGCAGAAGAACGCGCAGGAGCTGGCGGAGGTCGCCGACGTCCAGCCGCCGGCCCCGCACAACATCGCCAACGCCCTCGCCGCGGCCGCCCTGGCCCGCGCCTTCGGCGTCGAGCCGAAGGCCGTACGGGACGGGCTGCGGGCCTTCCGGCCCGACCCGCACCGCATCGAACTGGTCGAGGAGATCGAGGGCGTGGTCTACGTCGACGACTCCAAGGCGACCAACACCCACGCCACGGAAGCCTCGTTGGCGGCCTACGACCCGATCGTCTGGATCGCCGGCGGCCTCGCCAAGGGCGCGGAGTTCGACGAGCTCGTCAAGAACGCGGCGCAGCGGCTGCGCGGGGTGGTGCTGATCGGCCGGGACCGGGCGCTGATCCGCGAAGCGCTGGCCCGACACGCCCCCGAGGTCCCGGTGGTGGACCTCGACCGGACCGACACTGGGGCGATGTCCGCGGCGGTCCAGGAGGCGGCCTCGCTCGCCCGGCCGGGGGACACGGTCCTGCTGGCGCCGGCCTGTGCCTCGATGGACATGTTCACCAACTACAACAAGCGGGGCGAGGCCTTCGCGGACGCCGTCCGCAGCCTCGCCGCGACCGGGCGCGCCTGA
- the ftsZ gene encoding cell division protein FtsZ, with translation MAAPQNYLAVIKVIGVGGGGVNAINRMIEVGLKGVEFIAINTDAQALLMSDADVKLDVGRELTRGLGAGANPAVGRKAAEDHREEIEEVLKGADMVFVTAGEGGGTGTGGAPVVANIARSLGALTIGVVTRPFTFEGRRRANQAEDGIAELREEVDTLIVIPNDRLLSISDRQVSVLDAFKSADQVLLSGVQGITDLITTPGLINLDFADVKSVMSEAGSALMGIGSARGDDRAVAAAEMAISSPLLEASIDGARGVLLSISGGSDLGLFEINEAAQLVSEAAHPEANIIFGAVIDDALGDEVRVTVIAAGFDGGQPPARRDNIIGSVSAKREEPAPAPRAAETSRPLGGLGTVTPREEPVAPVEPAPVVSETPLPPVSSPVVPPARPYPDTQAEELDVPDFLK, from the coding sequence GTGGCAGCACCGCAGAACTACCTCGCAGTCATCAAGGTCATCGGTGTCGGCGGCGGTGGTGTCAATGCCATCAACCGAATGATCGAGGTCGGTCTCAAGGGCGTCGAGTTCATCGCCATCAACACCGACGCTCAGGCGCTGTTGATGAGCGACGCCGACGTCAAGCTCGACGTCGGCCGTGAACTGACCCGTGGCCTCGGCGCCGGGGCCAACCCGGCAGTCGGCCGCAAGGCGGCAGAGGACCACCGTGAGGAGATCGAGGAGGTCCTCAAGGGGGCCGACATGGTCTTCGTGACCGCCGGCGAAGGCGGCGGCACCGGCACCGGCGGCGCACCCGTCGTCGCCAACATCGCGCGCTCGCTCGGCGCCCTGACGATCGGTGTGGTCACCCGCCCGTTCACGTTCGAGGGCCGTCGTCGCGCCAACCAGGCGGAGGACGGCATCGCCGAGCTCCGCGAAGAGGTCGACACCCTCATCGTCATCCCGAACGACCGGCTGCTCTCGATCTCGGACCGCCAGGTCTCCGTGCTCGACGCCTTCAAGTCGGCCGACCAGGTGCTGCTGAGCGGCGTCCAGGGCATCACGGACCTCATCACCACCCCGGGTCTGATCAACCTCGACTTCGCCGACGTCAAGTCGGTCATGTCCGAGGCCGGGTCCGCCCTGATGGGCATCGGCTCCGCCCGCGGCGACGACCGCGCGGTGGCCGCCGCCGAGATGGCGATCTCCTCGCCGCTCCTGGAGGCGTCCATCGACGGCGCCCGCGGCGTGCTGCTCTCCATCTCCGGCGGCAGCGACCTCGGTCTCTTCGAGATCAACGAGGCCGCCCAGCTGGTGAGCGAGGCCGCCCACCCCGAGGCGAACATCATCTTCGGCGCCGTCATCGACGACGCCCTCGGCGACGAGGTGCGGGTCACCGTCATCGCCGCCGGCTTCGACGGCGGTCAGCCGCCGGCCCGTCGCGACAACATCATCGGCTCGGTCTCCGCCAAGCGCGAGGAGCCGGCCCCGGCACCCCGCGCCGCCGAGACCTCCCGCCCGCTGGGCGGTCTGGGCACGGTGACCCCGCGCGAGGAGCCCGTGGCCCCGGTCGAGCCGGCGCCGGTCGTCAGCGAGACCCCGCTGCCGCCCGTCTCCTCGCCGGTGGTCCCGCCGGCCCGCCCGTACCCGGACACCCAGGCCGAAGAGCTGGATGTCCCGGACTTCTTGAAGTGA
- the ftsW gene encoding putative lipid II flippase FtsW gives MPSRTAGTRGPSAVRGGGRAPAAPRKPRRGGLRGIHERARKAWDRPLTAYYVIVGAGLLITALGLVMVYSASMITALRYDLVPSYFFRKQFFAALLGAGLLLVASRMPVKLHRALAYPILVGAIFLMVLVQIPGIGVAVGGNQNWISLGGPFMLQPSEFGKLALILWGADLLARKQDMKLLTQWKHMLVPLVPGTFLLLGLIMLGGDMGTAIILSAILFGLLWTAGAPTRLFVGVLSVAGAIGFLLIKTSDNRLKRFACIGATDPGGEGAPCLQAAHGIYALASGGWFGSGLGASVEKWGQLPEAHTDFIFAVTGEELGLAGTLSVLALFAALGYAGIRVAGRTEDPFVRFAAGGVTTWITAQAVINIGAVLGLLPIAGVPLPLFSYGGSALLPTMFAVGLLIAFARQEPAAKAALALRRPGWGKRAGGRWKSMRRRVKKRPSGER, from the coding sequence ATGCCGAGCAGAACCGCAGGGACGCGCGGGCCGTCCGCCGTGCGCGGCGGAGGGCGCGCCCCCGCGGCGCCGAGGAAGCCGCGCCGGGGCGGGCTGCGCGGGATCCACGAGCGGGCCCGCAAGGCCTGGGACCGGCCGCTGACCGCGTACTACGTGATCGTCGGCGCCGGACTGCTCATCACCGCGCTCGGCCTGGTGATGGTCTACTCGGCCTCCATGATCACGGCGCTGCGCTACGACCTGGTGCCCTCGTACTTCTTCCGGAAGCAGTTCTTCGCGGCGCTGCTCGGGGCGGGGCTGCTGCTGGTGGCCTCCCGGATGCCGGTGAAGCTGCACCGGGCGCTGGCCTACCCGATCCTGGTCGGGGCCATCTTCCTGATGGTCCTCGTCCAGATCCCCGGGATAGGGGTGGCGGTCGGCGGCAACCAGAACTGGATCTCACTGGGCGGACCGTTCATGCTGCAGCCCAGCGAGTTCGGCAAGCTGGCGCTGATCCTGTGGGGGGCCGACCTGCTCGCCCGCAAGCAGGACATGAAGCTGCTCACCCAGTGGAAGCACATGCTGGTGCCGCTGGTTCCCGGAACGTTTCTGCTGCTCGGGCTCATCATGCTGGGTGGTGACATGGGCACGGCGATCATCCTCTCCGCGATCCTTTTCGGCCTGCTGTGGACCGCCGGTGCCCCCACCCGGCTCTTCGTCGGCGTGCTCTCGGTGGCCGGGGCCATCGGCTTCCTGCTCATCAAGACCAGCGACAACCGGCTGAAGCGATTCGCCTGCATCGGCGCCACCGACCCCGGGGGAGAGGGCGCCCCGTGCCTCCAGGCGGCGCACGGGATCTACGCCCTGGCCTCCGGCGGATGGTTCGGTTCCGGGCTCGGGGCGAGTGTGGAAAAATGGGGCCAACTCCCCGAAGCGCACACCGACTTCATCTTCGCCGTGACCGGTGAGGAACTGGGTCTGGCGGGGACGCTGTCGGTACTGGCCCTGTTCGCGGCTCTAGGCTATGCGGGTATCCGCGTGGCCGGACGTACGGAGGACCCCTTCGTCAGGTTTGCCGCGGGAGGCGTGACCACCTGGATCACGGCGCAAGCCGTGATCAACATCGGTGCGGTGCTCGGTCTGCTGCCGATCGCCGGAGTCCCGCTCCCGCTGTTCTCCTACGGAGGATCGGCCCTGCTGCCGACCATGTTCGCCGTCGGGCTCCTGATCGCCTTCGCGCGACAGGAACCCGCCGCGAAGGCGGCCCTGGCCCTGCGCCGCCCCGGCTGGGGCAAGCGGGCCGGGGGGAGATGGAAGTCGATGCGACGGCGCGTCAAGAAGCGTCCGTCCGGAGAGCGGTGA
- the murG gene encoding undecaprenyldiphospho-muramoylpentapeptide beta-N-acetylglucosaminyltransferase: MHVVLAGGGTAGHIEPALALADALRRQDPSVGITALGTEKGLETRLVPERGYELALIPAVPLPRKPTPELITVPGRLRGTIKAAEQVLERTKADCVVGFGGYVALPGYLAAKRLGVPIVVHEANARPGLANKIGSRYAAGVAVATPDSKLRNARYIGIPLRHTIATLDRARVRPEARAAFGLDPNLPTLLVSGGSQGARRLNEVVQQIAPVLQRSGIQILHAVGPKNELPRVDNMPGMPPYVPVPYVDRMDLAYAAADMMLCRAGAMTVAELSAVGLPAAYVPLPIGNGEQRLNAQPVVKAGGGLLVDDAELSPQWVQGNVLPVLADPHRLYEMSRAASEFGRRDADDLLVGMVYDAIAARRQA, translated from the coding sequence GTGCATGTCGTCCTCGCCGGCGGAGGTACCGCCGGCCACATCGAGCCCGCGCTCGCACTCGCGGACGCCCTGCGCAGGCAGGACCCCTCCGTGGGGATCACGGCGCTGGGCACGGAGAAGGGCCTGGAGACCCGGCTGGTGCCCGAGCGGGGCTACGAGCTGGCGCTCATCCCCGCCGTGCCGCTGCCCCGCAAGCCCACGCCCGAGCTGATCACCGTCCCCGGGCGGCTGCGCGGCACCATCAAGGCGGCCGAGCAGGTCCTGGAGCGCACCAAGGCGGACTGCGTGGTCGGCTTCGGCGGCTACGTGGCGCTGCCCGGCTACCTGGCCGCCAAGCGGCTCGGCGTGCCGATCGTGGTCCACGAGGCGAACGCCCGGCCCGGCCTGGCCAACAAGATCGGCTCGCGGTACGCGGCCGGGGTCGCCGTCGCCACCCCGGACTCCAAGCTGCGCAACGCCCGTTACATCGGCATCCCGCTGCGGCACACCATCGCGACCCTCGACCGGGCCCGGGTCCGCCCCGAGGCGCGCGCCGCCTTCGGTCTCGACCCGAACCTGCCGACCCTGCTGGTCTCCGGCGGCTCCCAGGGCGCCCGGCGGCTCAACGAGGTCGTCCAGCAGATCGCGCCCGTGCTCCAGCGCTCGGGCATCCAGATCCTGCACGCGGTCGGCCCGAAGAACGAGCTGCCGCGTGTCGACAACATGCCCGGTATGCCGCCCTACGTGCCGGTACCGTACGTGGACCGGATGGACCTCGCGTACGCCGCCGCGGACATGATGCTCTGCCGCGCGGGCGCGATGACCGTCGCCGAGCTCTCCGCCGTCGGACTGCCGGCCGCCTACGTCCCGCTGCCCATCGGCAACGGCGAACAGCGGCTGAACGCCCAGCCGGTGGTCAAGGCCGGCGGTGGACTCCTCGTCGACGACGCGGAGCTGTCGCCGCAGTGGGTGCAGGGCAACGTCCTGCCCGTACTGGCCGATCCGCACCGGCTGTACGAGATGTCCCGCGCCGCCTCCGAGTTCGGCCGCCGGGACGCCGACGACCTCCTCGTCGGCATGGTGTACGACGCGATCGCCGCCCGCCGCCAGGCGTAG
- a CDS encoding cell division protein FtsQ/DivIB, with the protein MAAGPATEQKSPSGRSKGTPRPSSRPDARRFRVPGPRALLVAFGALALVAGGVWALYGSAWLRVERVSISGTEVLTPAEVERVAAVPVGAPMVSVDTGSIEARLRERLPRIDTVDVVRSWPHGIGLKVTERKPVLLMEKGGKFIEVDAGGVRFATVATAPRGVPRLVLAAAGSPSLRRFDEDRLLAEAVGVTGELPEKIAQDARVVRIASYDSITLELGRGRTVFWGSGEDGAVKARVLTALMKATPKAGHFDVSAPTAPASSGS; encoded by the coding sequence GTGGCAGCCGGACCGGCGACCGAGCAGAAGAGCCCGAGCGGCAGGTCCAAGGGCACGCCCCGGCCGTCCTCCCGGCCGGACGCCCGGAGGTTCCGGGTGCCCGGCCCGCGGGCGCTCCTCGTCGCCTTCGGCGCCCTCGCCCTGGTGGCCGGAGGCGTCTGGGCGCTCTACGGCTCGGCCTGGCTCCGCGTGGAGCGGGTGAGCATCTCCGGCACGGAGGTGCTCACCCCGGCCGAGGTCGAGCGGGTCGCGGCCGTACCGGTCGGCGCGCCGATGGTCTCCGTCGACACGGGGTCCATCGAGGCGCGGCTGCGCGAGCGGCTGCCCCGCATCGACACCGTGGACGTCGTGCGGTCCTGGCCGCACGGAATCGGTCTGAAAGTGACGGAGCGGAAGCCCGTACTCCTGATGGAAAAGGGCGGAAAGTTCATCGAAGTGGACGCCGGCGGCGTGCGGTTCGCCACCGTCGCCACGGCGCCCCGCGGCGTCCCCCGGCTGGTCCTCGCCGCGGCCGGCTCGCCGAGCCTGCGCCGCTTCGACGAGGACCGGCTGCTCGCCGAGGCGGTAGGCGTGACGGGCGAACTCCCGGAGAAAATCGCCCAGGACGCCCGTGTCGTCCGGATCGCGTCGTACGACTCCATCACCCTGGAGCTCGGCAGGGGGCGCACGGTCTTCTGGGGCAGTGGTGAGGACGGGGCCGTCAAGGCCCGGGTCCTGACCGCACTGATGAAGGCGACCCCCAAAGCGGGGCACTTCGATGTAAGTGCCCCCACAGCGCCCGCTTCGTCGGGAAGTTGA